In one Gadus morhua chromosome 15, gadMor3.0, whole genome shotgun sequence genomic region, the following are encoded:
- the LOC115559447 gene encoding uncharacterized protein LOC115559447, with product MQQSDGKSSGGGGLDGCLLHHRTEAAGGTCIGDRMVKVESGVLLSSSQTAELAFLRSRVRDLEREKAEMGAENQRLRTMLVNEIPGLLSTMWQTLGQNNTSSHHHHSPLSVSMTTGRGGARDYGSSYSQHHPLQPASHTSEDGEFSPSDHLDDHSTLGPEDLSGDMVDYGEEEEEVPGGDLGMGGDMMGEEPICSQTDMVEAELRRRGAESQCANRHASSHASSHANSHASSHANSHIHHVEVYPGSGVMCDVRSWHAANQAQSPTAMARTLLLGVFDMETLISSNLRGGRSRRPAFHPQRSALDPHRINAIFNATLARFPQARKGVIGTGINSKLSEIRFRFRKANPVFVIPGPCEGQPVSPAHLRANAT from the exons ATGGTGAAGGTGGAGTCGGGCGTTCTGCTGTCCTCGTCCCAGACCGCCGAGCTGGCCTTCCTGCGCTCGCGCGTCCGAGACCTGGAGCGGGAGAAGGCGGAGATGGGGGCGGAGAACCAGCGGCTCCGGACCATGCTGGTCAACG AGATCCCCGGGCTGCTGTCCACCATGTGGCAGACCCTCGGGCAGAACAACACcagcagccaccaccaccactcccctctctcggtctccATGACgacggggaggggaggagcccGAGACTACGGCTCTTCCTACTCTCAGCACCACCCGCTGCAGCCGGCCAGCCACACCTCGGAGGACGGGGAGTTCAGCCCTAGCGACCACCTCGACGACCACTCCACGCTCGGCCCCGAGGACCTAAGTGGGGACATGGTGGACtacggcgaggaggaggaggaggtgcccgGGGGGGATCTGGGTATGGGCGGAGACATGATGGGGGAGGAGCCAATCTGCAGCCAGACGGACATGGTGGAGGCGGAGCTGAGGAGGCGGGGCGCGGAGAGCCAGTGCGCTAACAGACATGCTAGCAGCCATGCTAGCAGCCATGCTAACAGCCATGCTAGCAGCCACGCCAACAGCCAT ATCCACCACGTGGAGGTGTACCCGGGCTCCGGGGTCATGTGTGACGTGCGCTCCTGGCACGCGGCCAACCAGGCGCAGTCGCCCACGGCGATGGCGCGCACCCTGCTGCTGGGCGTGTTCGACATGGAGACGCTCATCAGCAGCAACCTGcggggggggcggagccggcGGCCCGCCTTCCACCCCCAGCGCAGCGCCCTGGACCCCCACCGCATCAACGCCATCTTCA atGCCACCCTGGCCCGGTTCCCCCAGGCCCGTAAGGGGGTGATCGGTACCGGCATCAACTCCAAGCTCTCCGAGATCCGCTTCCGCTTCCGGAAGGCCAACCCGGTGTTCGTCATCCCCGGGCCGTGTGAGGGACAGCCCGTTAGCCCCGCCCACCTCAGAGCCAACGccacataa